A window of Paenibacillus polygoni contains these coding sequences:
- a CDS encoding GlsB/YeaQ/YmgE family stress response membrane protein produces the protein MGWLWALIIGGIIGWLAGLIVGKDIPFGIVGNIIAGFIGAWLGGLLLGEWGPETGGFHIFPALIGAIVLVAILSLILRSTRRA, from the coding sequence ATGGGTTGGTTATGGGCATTAATTATTGGTGGTATTATTGGTTGGTTAGCAGGTCTAATCGTCGGCAAGGATATTCCATTCGGTATTGTTGGTAATATTATCGCTGGTTTCATAGGGGCTTGGCTTGGTGGCCTTCTACTTGGAGAATGGGGACCTGAAACAGGTGGATTCCACATCTTCCCTGCACTGATTGGCGCGATCGTTCTTGTTGCTATTCTTAGTCTTATTCTTCGCAGTACAAGAAGAGCTTAA
- a CDS encoding MFS transporter — MNKNKKKTHFAWWVLVGVSIMVGLTRGGLNSSGGLFLTPVTQDLGIRMGDLNIYFSIASIVTMVFLPFAGKMMAKYNLRSLLIISVVLQAGSFAMFGFMSSVWGWYLFSIPMAIGAVFLTQMAGPVLINNWFKKNKGLMIGIMMAVSGGLGAALQPIIGNLIANEGWRNTYIIIGVAIIIIVIPVVFFALRMSPKEKGLQPYGADEVTEEDESKTPVLEKGVSFGVAKKSSALYALIAFLFFITAIGCFAQHVPTFAVKQLGYDGIFASNAMAGWMVGALLGALAFGFLTDKIGARNTAIFAMILGLVPVTILLTSAENSVMFSIAMVIFGFVVSSIGTLGPLLTSALFGNKEYSQIYAIVALGLAVAGIVALPGYGYIYDATGSYTPVLIGIACMMVINIIMIILAFNGKKKLEKAGAFN; from the coding sequence ATGAATAAAAATAAGAAAAAAACCCACTTTGCTTGGTGGGTACTTGTCGGCGTATCAATCATGGTCGGATTAACAAGAGGCGGCCTCAATAGCTCAGGCGGATTATTCCTGACACCCGTTACACAGGATTTAGGTATTCGTATGGGAGACTTAAACATCTACTTTAGTATTGCTTCCATTGTTACTATGGTCTTCTTGCCCTTCGCTGGTAAGATGATGGCTAAGTACAATCTTCGCAGTCTACTCATAATTTCGGTTGTACTACAAGCTGGTTCATTTGCAATGTTCGGGTTCATGAGCTCTGTATGGGGTTGGTATTTGTTCTCAATTCCTATGGCTATTGGCGCTGTTTTTCTTACTCAGATGGCAGGCCCCGTACTTATTAACAATTGGTTTAAGAAGAATAAAGGTCTGATGATCGGTATTATGATGGCTGTATCCGGCGGTTTAGGCGCAGCGCTTCAACCTATCATTGGTAACTTAATAGCTAATGAAGGCTGGAGAAATACTTACATTATCATTGGTGTGGCTATCATCATCATCGTCATTCCTGTTGTATTTTTTGCACTTCGAATGTCTCCAAAAGAAAAAGGTCTGCAGCCTTATGGCGCAGATGAAGTTACTGAAGAAGATGAATCGAAAACACCTGTACTTGAAAAAGGAGTTTCATTTGGAGTAGCGAAGAAATCCTCTGCACTCTATGCATTAATTGCCTTCTTATTCTTTATTACTGCCATTGGATGTTTTGCTCAACACGTTCCAACCTTTGCAGTAAAACAACTTGGTTATGATGGAATATTTGCAAGTAACGCGATGGCAGGATGGATGGTCGGAGCATTACTTGGTGCTTTAGCTTTCGGATTCTTAACTGATAAGATTGGTGCGAGAAACACAGCTATTTTTGCTATGATCCTAGGACTAGTTCCTGTAACCATTCTATTAACATCTGCTGAGAACTCTGTGATGTTCTCTATCGCAATGGTGATTTTTGGATTTGTGGTTTCATCGATTGGAACACTTGGACCCCTGCTGACATCGGCTTTGTTCGGTAATAAAGAATACAGTCAGATCTATGCAATCGTAGCTCTAGGACTCGCTGTAGCAGGAATTGTTGCCTTGCCTGGATATGGATATATTTACGATGCAACGGGTTCTTACACGCCTGTGTTAATCGGCATTGCTTGTATGATGGTTATAAATATCATCATGATTATCCTCGCGTTTAACGGGAAGAAAAAGCTTGAAAAAGCAGGTGCGTTTAACTAA
- a CDS encoding LytR/AlgR family response regulator transcription factor encodes MRAIIVEDEILAREELRYLIETHSKIKVEAEFEDGLDALKFLQSQEVDVLFLDINIPSIDGVLLAHNISKFAVKPYIVFITAYKEHAVEAFEVEAFDYILKPYSESRITSMLEKLETTYIGQRRAMPEQHTPSITKVNLYKNEKIMVVDANDIYYAVAQEKTTEVVTKTEKYIMQLSISEFYERLPKEVFFRCHRSYLVNTEKIKEIVPWFNNTYLLRLSELDAEIPVSRSKAKEFRQLMRL; translated from the coding sequence ATGAGAGCAATCATTGTGGAAGATGAAATATTAGCGAGGGAAGAGCTGCGTTATCTAATTGAAACACATAGCAAGATCAAGGTAGAGGCTGAGTTTGAGGATGGTCTGGATGCTCTAAAATTTTTGCAGAGTCAAGAGGTTGACGTCTTGTTCTTAGATATCAATATTCCTTCAATTGACGGGGTATTGCTTGCCCATAACATCAGTAAATTTGCTGTTAAACCTTACATCGTCTTTATTACAGCATATAAGGAACACGCGGTGGAAGCATTCGAAGTAGAGGCCTTTGACTATATTCTCAAACCCTACAGTGAGTCCCGCATCACTTCTATGCTGGAGAAACTGGAAACGACATATATAGGACAGCGCAGAGCGATGCCGGAACAACATACGCCTTCCATTACCAAGGTGAATCTATATAAAAATGAAAAAATCATGGTTGTTGATGCAAACGATATTTATTATGCGGTAGCCCAAGAGAAGACAACAGAGGTCGTGACAAAGACTGAGAAATACATAATGCAGCTCAGTATCAGCGAATTTTATGAGCGCCTTCCTAAAGAGGTCTTTTTCCGCTGTCATCGTTCCTATCTTGTGAACACAGAGAAAATTAAGGAGATTGTCCCATGGTTTAATAATACATATTTACTTCGGTTAAGTGAGCTTGATGCCGAAATCCCTGTCAGCCGCAGTAAAGCTAAAGAGTTCAGGCAACTTATGCGACTATAG
- a CDS encoding amidohydrolase yields the protein MNASYWLTNVRLEQGYVVEDGQVVGTKTGICHVRIEDSVIKEVVEAGTEIVSPLPKYDGKQLLMLPSFEEAHIHLDKTYYGGPWQAVRKVTSIFERIEEEKRLLPKLLPAARQQAERILELIQGYGSTYVRSHCNIEPVSGLHRLEATKQALDTFSGKISSEIVAFPQHGLLRSDSVQLVKQSIAEGATHVGGVDPYTVDGDIEKSLQAMVEIAVAGKAGIDIHLHDRNEAGKQTLTRLADLTEEAGLQGRVTVSHAFWFASAEAQEAEELAARMASLGMSITSTVPIGRSTMPLPMLHKMGVNVKLSTDSLTDHWSPFGNGDQLEKAGRYAELYGCDDEFSLSQSLGFITGGITPLSSKGEQVWPKAGDTASFVLVHASCAAEAVARRSERAAVWYKGRLVSGTLL from the coding sequence ATGAATGCTTCTTATTGGTTAACGAATGTAAGATTAGAACAGGGATATGTCGTGGAAGATGGACAAGTAGTGGGTACGAAGACAGGGATTTGTCACGTCCGGATTGAAGACAGTGTAATTAAGGAAGTTGTGGAAGCAGGTACAGAGATCGTGAGTCCTCTTCCCAAATACGACGGCAAGCAATTATTAATGCTTCCTTCCTTTGAGGAAGCGCATATTCATTTGGATAAAACGTATTATGGTGGTCCTTGGCAAGCGGTACGAAAGGTAACCAGTATCTTTGAAAGGATTGAGGAAGAGAAGCGTTTATTACCAAAGCTCCTGCCGGCAGCAAGACAACAAGCGGAGCGCATTTTGGAACTTATACAGGGATATGGTTCTACATATGTTCGAAGTCATTGTAATATTGAACCGGTGAGCGGATTACATAGGTTAGAAGCAACAAAGCAAGCTTTAGATACTTTTTCAGGAAAAATCTCCTCAGAGATTGTAGCTTTTCCGCAGCATGGATTGCTTAGATCTGATTCTGTACAGTTGGTAAAGCAGTCAATAGCTGAGGGAGCAACTCATGTAGGCGGGGTAGATCCATACACGGTGGATGGAGATATCGAGAAGTCACTGCAGGCAATGGTAGAGATAGCTGTAGCGGGTAAAGCGGGAATTGATATTCACCTGCATGATAGAAATGAAGCGGGTAAGCAAACATTAACGAGACTTGCTGATCTGACGGAAGAAGCAGGATTGCAAGGGAGGGTTACGGTGAGTCATGCTTTCTGGTTTGCCAGCGCTGAAGCACAGGAAGCTGAGGAGTTAGCAGCTCGAATGGCTTCACTAGGCATGTCAATCACATCGACTGTACCGATTGGAAGATCAACAATGCCTCTTCCGATGTTACATAAGATGGGAGTTAACGTTAAACTGTCAACGGACAGCCTAACCGATCACTGGTCTCCTTTTGGTAACGGTGATCAGCTTGAAAAGGCAGGGCGCTATGCAGAATTATACGGATGTGATGATGAGTTCTCTTTATCTCAGTCTCTTGGTTTCATTACAGGCGGAATAACACCGCTTAGTTCCAAAGGTGAACAAGTGTGGCCAAAAGCAGGGGATACAGCAAGTTTTGTGTTAGTGCATGCGAGCTGTGCGGCTGAAGCCGTTGCCAGAAGATCAGAGCGAGCAGCAGTATGGTACAAAGGGCGTCTTGTGAGCGGGACTCTATTATAA
- a CDS encoding SPFH domain-containing protein has translation MSFFKNQFANVVEWEEFRDDMIFWKWSNREIKKGSKLLIRSGQDAIFIHNGKIEGIFEEEGEYSIESDIVPFLSTLKGFKFGFNSGMRVEVLFVNTKEFTVRWGTQNPILIPTSQLPGGMPIRANGTFNFKVNDYVTLIDKIAGVKNSYLVEDVKIRITSVLDQLLMKWISREGKDMFNLQANASEIARGIQEDLDMQVMNNGMTITGFQVMSFNYPKEIQDMITKTASHEMIGNLQKYQQVSITDGIASGNLKGGSTAADMIGIQVGMNAANQMMKNIESNEKSAASESSNAKPAASSSADQGQKKPNFCPNCGTKTEGANFCPNCGQKLT, from the coding sequence ATGTCTTTTTTCAAAAACCAATTTGCAAACGTAGTCGAGTGGGAAGAGTTCAGAGATGATATGATTTTCTGGAAATGGAGCAATAGAGAGATTAAAAAAGGAAGTAAGCTCCTGATCCGTTCCGGGCAAGATGCGATCTTTATTCATAACGGAAAAATTGAAGGGATTTTTGAAGAAGAAGGCGAGTATAGCATTGAATCCGACATTGTTCCATTCCTGTCTACACTGAAAGGGTTTAAGTTTGGCTTTAACAGTGGAATGAGAGTGGAAGTGCTCTTCGTCAATACAAAAGAGTTCACTGTCAGATGGGGGACACAGAATCCTATTCTAATTCCAACCTCGCAGTTACCGGGCGGAATGCCGATCCGTGCGAACGGTACGTTCAATTTCAAAGTAAATGATTATGTGACACTGATTGATAAAATCGCCGGGGTGAAGAACAGTTATCTTGTAGAGGACGTTAAGATTCGAATTACTTCTGTGCTGGATCAGCTCTTAATGAAATGGATTAGCCGCGAAGGTAAGGATATGTTTAACTTGCAGGCCAATGCATCCGAAATTGCCAGAGGAATTCAGGAAGACCTCGATATGCAAGTGATGAATAATGGGATGACGATTACCGGGTTTCAGGTGATGAGTTTTAATTATCCAAAAGAAATTCAAGACATGATTACGAAGACGGCTTCTCATGAAATGATCGGTAATCTGCAAAAATATCAGCAGGTTAGCATCACCGATGGGATTGCGTCCGGCAACCTCAAAGGCGGCAGTACAGCTGCTGACATGATTGGAATCCAAGTGGGAATGAATGCAGCAAATCAGATGATGAAAAATATAGAATCTAACGAGAAGTCCGCTGCTTCTGAAAGTTCAAACGCTAAGCCTGCAGCATCTTCCTCGGCAGATCAAGGCCAGAAAAAACCGAATTTCTGCCCGAACTGCGGTACGAAGACAGAAGGAGCTAACTTTTGTCCAAACTGTGGTCAAAAATTGACCTAA
- the udk gene encoding uridine kinase produces MLIIGIAGGTGSGKTTVARSVIERLGSSKVTFISQDNYYKDQAHLSLAERELTNYDHPFAFDNELLIQHLNALKNGQTALAPVYDFTIHARSASETVQLKPNNIIIIEGLHVLSDENLRAMLDIKVFVDSDPDVRILRRVVRDIEERGRTIQSIHQQYLATVKPMHEAFIEPSKKYADIIIPEGGHNQVGIQLLTVLTEKYLSGEKNW; encoded by the coding sequence ATGCTGATTATTGGTATTGCCGGGGGAACCGGTTCAGGTAAAACAACAGTAGCTCGTTCCGTTATTGAACGTCTAGGTTCGAGTAAAGTGACTTTTATATCTCAGGACAACTACTATAAAGATCAGGCTCATCTTAGTCTGGCTGAGCGTGAGCTCACCAACTATGACCATCCGTTTGCGTTTGATAATGAGCTGTTAATTCAGCATTTAAATGCTCTTAAAAATGGACAAACTGCCCTTGCTCCTGTTTATGATTTTACAATACATGCACGTTCTGCATCAGAGACAGTCCAGCTAAAACCAAACAATATCATCATTATCGAAGGATTACATGTTCTTTCAGATGAAAACCTGCGTGCGATGCTGGACATTAAGGTATTCGTAGACTCTGATCCCGATGTACGGATTCTGCGCCGTGTTGTGCGTGATATTGAGGAACGTGGACGGACCATTCAGTCCATTCATCAGCAGTACCTCGCAACGGTAAAACCGATGCATGAAGCATTTATTGAGCCTTCTAAGAAGTATGCTGACATTATTATCCCTGAGGGTGGTCATAACCAGGTCGGCATTCAGCTTCTGACTGTCCTTACAGAGAAATATCTGTCTGGCGAAAAAAATTGGTAA
- a CDS encoding DJ-1/PfpI family protein has translation MKRICLLLPNGFEAIEASVFTDVLGWNRLEGDGTTELITVGTRDTLACTWNFKVTPELLINQVSANDFDGLAIPGGFEEAGYFEDAFREDVLELVREFNRQKKIIATICLAALVLGKSGILEGRNATTYHLSNGKRQAQLAEMGAKIIPDKPIVIDDNLITSSSPSMGFDVAFLLLEKLTSKANTKEVKRLMGFIS, from the coding sequence ATGAAGCGGATTTGTTTGTTGTTGCCTAATGGATTTGAAGCAATAGAAGCCAGTGTATTTACCGATGTGCTGGGTTGGAACCGTTTGGAGGGGGATGGAACTACGGAACTCATCACCGTAGGAACGAGAGACACACTAGCGTGTACGTGGAATTTCAAGGTGACACCAGAATTGTTAATTAACCAAGTTAGTGCAAATGATTTCGATGGATTAGCGATTCCAGGCGGATTTGAAGAAGCGGGTTATTTTGAGGATGCCTTCCGGGAAGATGTGCTGGAGCTGGTACGTGAATTTAATCGTCAGAAAAAGATCATTGCGACGATCTGTTTAGCAGCGCTGGTTCTTGGAAAAAGCGGGATTCTCGAAGGAAGAAACGCCACAACATACCATTTGAGTAATGGAAAAAGACAGGCCCAGCTTGCGGAGATGGGTGCCAAGATTATTCCTGACAAGCCGATTGTTATCGACGATAATCTAATCACTTCATCAAGTCCGTCAATGGGTTTTGATGTAGCGTTTCTTCTGCTTGAGAAGCTAACTTCTAAGGCGAATACAAAGGAAGTAAAACGACTGATGGGCTTTATTTCATAG
- a CDS encoding ABC transporter permease codes for MSSITATSSKQSPGKWSLLGLGLIIPVSVLLVWQLLGFYGVISELLFPTPFAIGKALIQLTLSGDLWGHFKVSIMRALAGFLLGGSLGFILGLLVGLFKTSERFLDPSIQMIRMIPSLAVVPLFILWFGIGEESKILLIAKSAFFPLYINTFMGIRGGDNKLFEVAKVLGFNKWKQIVRLVIPGALPNILLGVRLSIGLSWLGLVVAELIASTSGIGYMMSDARQFADTPVVFVGIIIFACAGLATDGLVRLVEARMLRWKDTYGG; via the coding sequence TTGAGCAGTATTACAGCCACGTCTTCAAAGCAGAGTCCAGGAAAATGGAGCCTCTTGGGACTAGGTCTAATTATACCTGTATCTGTACTTCTAGTATGGCAGCTTCTTGGATTTTACGGTGTGATCTCTGAATTATTATTTCCAACCCCGTTTGCGATTGGTAAAGCACTAATCCAGCTAACCCTATCAGGGGATTTATGGGGACATTTTAAAGTGAGTATCATGCGAGCGTTGGCTGGTTTTCTGCTTGGCGGAAGTCTGGGGTTTATTTTGGGGCTTCTGGTAGGTTTATTTAAAACCTCAGAAAGGTTTCTTGATCCATCGATCCAGATGATAAGAATGATTCCAAGCTTAGCTGTGGTACCTCTTTTTATTCTCTGGTTTGGAATCGGCGAAGAATCAAAAATATTACTGATCGCAAAAAGCGCATTTTTCCCCCTTTATATCAATACTTTTATGGGAATTCGCGGGGGAGATAATAAGTTATTTGAGGTAGCTAAGGTTCTCGGTTTCAACAAATGGAAGCAAATCGTAAGACTTGTGATTCCAGGAGCTTTGCCAAACATTTTGCTCGGTGTAAGGTTATCGATTGGCCTTTCCTGGCTTGGACTAGTGGTAGCCGAACTGATTGCTTCTACCTCAGGGATTGGATATATGATGTCCGACGCCAGGCAATTCGCTGACACCCCGGTTGTTTTTGTCGGCATCATTATTTTCGCTTGTGCGGGTTTGGCTACAGACGGGCTTGTAAGGCTGGTTGAGGCTCGTATGCTGCGATGGAAAGATACATATGGCGGCTAA
- a CDS encoding NAD(P)-dependent oxidoreductase produces the protein MIVSPKQTTVGFIGTGVMGKSMAGHLQKAGYPLHVYTRTAAKAEELIKQGTTWHESPASLAAACEVIITMVGYPKDVEEIYLGENGIIANAPSGAYLIDMTTSSPQLAARIHEEALKSGLHALDAPVSGGDIGAKNAKLSIMVGGEKADYETVSPIFGLMGENIVYQGSAGAGQHTKMCNQIAIASNMMGVCEALAYAKTSGLDPETVLKSIETGAAGSWSLSNLGPRMIAGDYEPGFFVKHFIKDMGIALSSAEEMGLQTPGLALAKSLYEELSDLGYDDKGTQILYQYYMKFSN, from the coding sequence ATGATTGTATCACCAAAGCAAACAACTGTAGGATTTATCGGTACCGGCGTTATGGGCAAAAGTATGGCAGGGCATCTGCAAAAAGCCGGCTATCCTCTTCATGTCTATACAAGAACTGCCGCCAAAGCAGAAGAATTGATCAAGCAAGGTACAACTTGGCATGAGTCACCGGCAAGCCTTGCAGCAGCATGCGAAGTGATTATTACTATGGTAGGGTACCCCAAAGACGTGGAAGAAATTTATCTTGGAGAAAATGGAATCATAGCAAATGCTCCTTCGGGTGCTTATCTCATTGATATGACGACATCTAGTCCACAGCTCGCTGCGCGAATCCATGAAGAAGCTTTGAAATCAGGGCTGCATGCTCTTGATGCGCCAGTATCGGGTGGAGATATTGGGGCAAAGAATGCCAAACTATCCATCATGGTCGGCGGAGAGAAAGCAGATTATGAAACAGTTAGCCCCATCTTTGGGCTGATGGGCGAAAATATTGTATACCAAGGATCTGCAGGAGCTGGTCAACATACAAAAATGTGTAACCAGATCGCGATCGCATCCAATATGATGGGTGTCTGCGAAGCGCTAGCGTATGCAAAAACTTCAGGACTCGATCCAGAGACCGTATTGAAAAGTATTGAGACAGGAGCCGCAGGAAGCTGGTCACTCAGTAATCTTGGTCCGCGAATGATTGCAGGCGATTATGAACCTGGATTTTTCGTTAAGCATTTTATTAAAGATATGGGGATTGCTCTATCTTCGGCAGAAGAGATGGGACTGCAGACACCGGGTCTTGCTTTGGCCAAGTCTTTGTATGAAGAATTATCAGATCTTGGATACGACGATAAAGGAACGCAAATCTTATATCAGTACTATATGAAATTCAGCAACTAA
- a CDS encoding L-lactate MFS transporter — translation MNGKPVNRLLIVLGTVIMQMGLGTIYTWSLFNSPLVDKFGWELSSVSITFSITSFALAFSTLFAGKIQEKIGLRKLTAAAGILLGIGLILSSQASSLASLYILAGVIVGFADGTAYITSLSNLMKWFPDRKGLISGISVGAYGTGSLVFKYVNGGLIHSVGVSQAFLFWGLIVMAMILVGSLLVREASVESEEAKADSKTQTTTSNAAVSVQVNYTVGEMLRTKQAYLLFVIFFTACMSGLYLIGIVKDIGVQLAHLDAATAANAVALVAIFNTAGRLILGAMSDKVSRLKLVGCTLAVTAASAVVLSVVPLNFGLFFACVAAIAFCFGGNITVFPAIVSDFFGLKNQTKNYGIIYQGFGIGALSGSFIAAMMGGFQSTFIVIGGLCVISVLIAMTMNPPLSKKAEKETAFKAYKRTA, via the coding sequence ATGAATGGAAAACCTGTAAATCGCCTTCTTATTGTTCTTGGTACCGTTATTATGCAGATGGGGCTTGGCACCATCTATACATGGAGTCTATTTAATTCACCGCTTGTTGACAAATTCGGTTGGGAGCTTAGTTCGGTTTCCATTACATTTTCAATTACCAGCTTTGCACTCGCCTTCTCCACTCTCTTTGCAGGGAAAATACAAGAGAAAATCGGTCTTCGCAAATTGACAGCTGCCGCTGGTATTCTGCTTGGTATTGGGTTAATCCTTAGTTCACAAGCAAGTTCACTGGCTTCTCTGTATATTTTAGCTGGTGTGATTGTCGGATTCGCCGACGGTACGGCATATATAACTTCTTTATCCAATCTTATGAAATGGTTTCCTGATCGAAAAGGGCTGATCTCTGGTATCTCCGTTGGGGCATACGGCACAGGGAGTCTTGTCTTTAAATATGTTAATGGCGGTTTGATTCATTCCGTTGGTGTTTCTCAAGCATTCCTGTTTTGGGGACTCATTGTCATGGCTATGATTTTGGTGGGTTCATTGCTCGTCAGAGAAGCATCGGTAGAATCCGAAGAAGCTAAAGCGGACTCTAAAACGCAGACAACAACCTCGAATGCAGCAGTTTCTGTGCAGGTGAATTATACCGTGGGAGAGATGCTTCGCACGAAACAAGCATATCTGCTGTTTGTTATCTTCTTCACTGCTTGTATGAGCGGATTGTATTTAATTGGTATTGTAAAAGATATCGGTGTTCAGCTAGCCCATCTTGATGCAGCGACGGCAGCTAATGCTGTAGCGCTTGTGGCTATCTTTAATACAGCAGGGCGGCTTATTCTTGGAGCAATGTCTGATAAAGTCAGCCGCTTAAAACTTGTGGGCTGTACACTGGCCGTAACGGCAGCATCCGCGGTCGTACTTAGCGTAGTTCCATTAAACTTTGGACTGTTCTTCGCTTGTGTAGCAGCAATTGCATTCTGTTTTGGAGGTAATATTACCGTATTTCCAGCGATAGTAAGTGACTTCTTTGGACTGAAAAATCAAACCAAAAACTACGGCATTATCTATCAAGGTTTTGGTATTGGTGCACTGTCCGGTTCGTTTATCGCTGCAATGATGGGCGGTTTTCAGTCAACCTTTATCGTTATCGGCGGACTATGTGTAATCTCCGTTCTGATTGCTATGACAATGAACCCTCCACTGAGCAAGAAAGCAGAGAAAGAGACAGCATTCAAAGCTTACAAACGTACAGCTTAA
- a CDS encoding winged helix-turn-helix transcriptional regulator has protein sequence MTGRNDTQETCNKVEEGYNFLGKKWVGIIIHTLSKEPKRFSEILGAIPDLSKRMLNERMKELEDYGIVIRNVITDRPVRTEYSLTRKGNELGVTLRVFEKWAEKWM, from the coding sequence GTGACTGGGCGAAATGATACACAGGAGACATGTAATAAAGTCGAAGAAGGGTATAATTTTTTAGGTAAGAAATGGGTAGGGATTATTATTCATACCTTATCGAAAGAGCCAAAGAGATTTAGTGAAATCTTAGGGGCTATTCCTGACCTAAGTAAGCGGATGTTGAATGAACGCATGAAAGAACTAGAGGATTATGGTATTGTAATTCGAAACGTGATAACAGATCGCCCTGTTAGAACAGAATATTCATTAACCCGAAAGGGAAACGAGCTGGGAGTTACACTTCGAGTGTTCGAAAAATGGGCTGAGAAATGGATGTAA
- a CDS encoding sensor histidine kinase produces MQESLLMLLQLLERAALLLMCLFVLTRIPGCKAFFEQREKTGYELILATIIFSGFALFGTYSGINVEGSLVNVRIIAILSGGILFGPWVGLATGVISGIHRFLIDIGGVTSLPCLITSITAGFVSGQIYRMTSGERRWKMGIIAGMACEALTMILIIVFAEPTSLGVVIVSRIGLPMIISQVSVGLIVMLVQSVEGEKELVAAKQAKLSLDIANKTLPYFRSITPDSLHTICRIIKDEIGADAVSITDTKQILAYIGVGEEHYKEQHAIISEETKNTLKSGEIMIRNNDTEHTNPFIQSLIIIPLIEKGEVTGALKIYYAKAHKITDSLQALAVGLSQMISTLMEVSRVEGIKAMANKAELKALQTKINPHFLFNALNAIASSIRTNPDKARELIVNLSGYMRFNLELSDEMIDIRKELEQVKHYVEIEKARFGNRLEVEYDIDEVEVCIPSLIIQPLVENAIVHGILKVKGPGKVTISVKDYGENVRIIITDTGAGIAPEVIRKVYSDNMPDNKIGLYNVHQRVKLIYGEGLRIRQLDQGTSIDFNVTKRGVK; encoded by the coding sequence ATGCAGGAGTCTTTGTTAATGTTGCTTCAGCTGTTAGAACGCGCAGCGCTTTTGCTGATGTGTTTATTTGTGTTGACACGAATACCAGGATGTAAAGCTTTTTTTGAGCAGAGGGAAAAAACAGGATATGAACTGATTTTAGCAACCATCATTTTCAGCGGGTTTGCCTTATTTGGTACCTACAGTGGTATTAACGTAGAAGGTTCCCTAGTGAATGTCCGAATTATTGCTATCTTATCGGGCGGGATCTTATTTGGCCCTTGGGTCGGTCTTGCAACAGGGGTTATCTCCGGAATTCATCGTTTTTTAATTGATATCGGGGGCGTTACTTCCTTGCCTTGTCTGATTACGAGTATTACAGCCGGATTTGTGTCAGGACAAATATACCGTATGACATCTGGGGAACGCAGATGGAAGATGGGGATCATCGCAGGTATGGCATGTGAAGCATTAACGATGATTTTAATTATCGTATTCGCTGAGCCCACCTCACTTGGTGTGGTTATCGTTTCTCGAATTGGTCTTCCCATGATCATCAGCCAAGTCAGCGTGGGTCTTATTGTCATGCTCGTACAGAGTGTTGAAGGGGAGAAGGAGCTAGTGGCAGCCAAGCAGGCCAAACTATCCCTCGATATAGCGAACAAAACCCTGCCTTATTTTCGAAGCATCACTCCGGATTCGCTTCATACCATTTGCCGCATTATCAAGGATGAGATTGGCGCAGACGCCGTGTCGATCACCGATACGAAGCAGATTTTGGCTTATATTGGTGTGGGTGAGGAGCACTATAAAGAGCAGCATGCCATTATTAGCGAGGAAACGAAGAATACGCTGAAAAGCGGGGAAATCATGATTCGTAATAATGATACAGAGCATACGAACCCTTTTATTCAATCCCTGATTATTATTCCGCTGATAGAAAAGGGAGAGGTAACCGGAGCCCTCAAGATTTATTATGCGAAAGCACATAAAATTACGGATTCCTTACAAGCGCTGGCAGTAGGATTGTCACAGATGATCTCTACACTCATGGAAGTGTCACGAGTAGAGGGAATTAAAGCAATGGCCAATAAAGCAGAGCTGAAAGCACTTCAGACGAAGATTAATCCTCACTTTTTATTTAATGCGCTGAATGCCATCGCTTCTTCTATCCGGACGAATCCTGATAAGGCGAGAGAATTAATTGTAAATTTGTCTGGTTATATGCGTTTTAACCTGGAGCTTAGTGATGAGATGATTGATATTCGCAAAGAACTTGAGCAAGTAAAGCATTATGTAGAGATTGAGAAAGCTAGATTCGGTAATCGGCTTGAAGTGGAATATGATATAGACGAAGTAGAAGTGTGCATCCCGAGCCTTATTATTCAGCCGCTTGTTGAGAACGCAATAGTCCATGGTATTCTGAAGGTTAAGGGGCCGGGGAAAGTGACGATTTCGGTCAAAGATTACGGAGAAAACGTAAGGATTATCATCACAGACACAGGAGCGGGAATAGCACCGGAAGTTATCCGAAAAGTGTACAGTGACAATATGCCTGATAACAAAATCGGGCTATATAATGTTCATCAGCGCGTGAAGCTGATCTATGGAGAAGGTCTTCGGATTCGCCAGTTGGATCAGGGGACAAGCATTGATTTTAATGTAACAAAAAGAGGTGTTAAGTAG